AGCGCATGGGCATCGCACCGTTACTTTCGGGCGAGCGCAGCGAAGACGAAGGCCTCTTTGTCCGCCAGCACGAATATTGGGCGAAGGTGATGCGCACAGCACTTGCCTCCGAAAAGCAGGGAGCGGTCGCATGACGATCTCCTATGACACCGCCTGCGCCTTTCTCTACCGCGAAGCCCGCCTGCTCGATGACCGGCAATGGGACGAATGGCTGACCTGTTACGCGCCCGACGTCACCTACTGGATGCCGGCCTGGGACGACGACGATCAGCTGACCGAAGATCCGCAGTCCGAGATCTCGCTGATCTATTATCCGAGCCGCGACGGCCTGGAAGATCGCGTCTTCCGCATCAAGACCGAGCGCTCCGGTGCGTCCACGCCGGAACCGCGCACCAGCCACAACGTCACCAATGTCGAGCTTGTGGCTGATCGCGGCGAGGAGGCGGACTTCCGCTACAACTTCCACACGCTCAACCATCGCTACAAGGTCACAGACCACTTCTTCGGGACCATGTTCGTCACGCTCCGCAAGAGCGGCAGTGAACTGCTGATCTCACGGAAGAAGATCGTGTTGAAGAACGACTACATCCGCCAGGTCATCGACGTCTACCACATCTGACGACCGTCGCCTGACAGGAATGGGAGGAACAACCATGGCCAGCTACAGGATTGCTTTGAATTTCGAGGACGGCGTCACCCGCTTCGTCGAATGCCGGGACGACGAGAAGGTGCTCGACGCTGCCTTCCGCAACAAGATCAACCTGCCGATGGACTGTTCCGACGGGGTTTGCGGCACCTGCAAGTGCCGCGCCGAAAGTGGAACCTATG
The nucleotide sequence above comes from Ensifer adhaerens. Encoded proteins:
- the benB gene encoding benzoate 1,2-dioxygenase small subunit, producing the protein MTISYDTACAFLYREARLLDDRQWDEWLTCYAPDVTYWMPAWDDDDQLTEDPQSEISLIYYPSRDGLEDRVFRIKTERSGASTPEPRTSHNVTNVELVADRGEEADFRYNFHTLNHRYKVTDHFFGTMFVTLRKSGSELLISRKKIVLKNDYIRQVIDVYHI